In Methanofervidicoccus abyssi, the following proteins share a genomic window:
- a CDS encoding DNA-directed RNA polymerase subunit P, which translates to MAEYKCLNCGKVIPSSELNLKAKCPHCSNKILVKVRPKVVKKVIAR; encoded by the coding sequence ATGGCAGAGTACAAATGCCTGAACTGTGGTAAGGTTATCCCATCAAGTGAGTTAAATCTAAAGGCCAAATGTCCTCACTGTAGTAACAAGATCCTTGTAAAGGTTAGGCCCAAGGTTGTCAAAAAGGTTATTGCGAGATAA
- a CDS encoding helix-turn-helix domain-containing protein, with protein MYKKLDVIEHAILLNPKYIRIFRNKLKITQSKLAKESGVSQSHLSMLEKGKRKATKSHAAAITLGLLKCSDIWDKKDPIDYLLDVLSLTKLESTVVKFVKEITEGDSIYKRYIEGYPVYIVDRDSFTDYLKKNINVISIKDVKFFRGRMVVEGLYSDNQEVTISLDCSDIRRLEGKISKTIGKKIIIQIFPKDEIPPIYSLKKDGMVINCW; from the coding sequence ATGTATAAAAAACTAGATGTGATAGAACATGCTATTCTTCTAAATCCTAAATATATAAGGATATTCCGCAATAAGTTGAAAATAACCCAGTCTAAATTAGCAAAGGAAAGTGGAGTTAGTCAGTCTCACTTGAGTATGTTAGAAAAGGGGAAGAGAAAGGCTACTAAATCTCATGCCGCTGCAATAACCTTAGGACTTCTAAAATGTAGCGATATCTGGGATAAAAAAGATCCTATAGATTACCTATTAGATGTTCTTTCCTTGACAAAGTTAGAATCTACAGTTGTGAAGTTTGTGAAGGAAATAACAGAGGGAGACAGTATATATAAGAGATACATTGAGGGCTATCCTGTTTATATTGTGGATAGAGATAGCTTTACAGACTATCTGAAGAAAAACATTAATGTAATCTCTATAAAGGATGTGAAGTTTTTCAGAGGTAGGATGGTAGTAGAAGGGCTATATTCTGACAACCAGGAGGTAACTATATCTTTAGACTGCTCAGATATAAGGAGATTGGAAGGTAAGATATCTAAAACCATCGGGAAAAAGATAATAATCCAGATATTCCCAAAGGATGAGATACCACCTATATACTCCCTTAAAAAGGATGGAATGGTTATAAACTGTTGGTAG
- the psmA gene encoding archaeal proteasome endopeptidase complex subunit alpha produces the protein MQLVPAAGYDRAITVFSPEGRLYQVEYAREAVRRGTTAIGIRCKEGVILAVDRKVTSKLIEICSVEKIFQIDDHIMAATSGLVADARVLIDRARLEAQINRLTYDEPITVEALAKRISDIKQAYTQHGGVRPFGVSLLIAGIDRHSSRLFETDPSGALIEYKASAIGAGRSLAMDILEEKYREDMLLDEAMELAIYTLYKVSKEELNPKNVDMAIIRTDTKIMEKIDYEKIEELVRKAKELIKAEEEEEKEKSSKEDKEEGDSKEK, from the coding sequence ATGCAACTAGTTCCAGCAGCAGGATACGATAGGGCAATAACGGTATTCAGTCCAGAGGGTAGGCTGTATCAAGTAGAGTATGCAAGAGAGGCTGTTAGACGGGGTACTACAGCTATTGGTATCAGGTGTAAAGAAGGAGTGATATTGGCAGTGGATAGAAAGGTTACAAGTAAGTTAATAGAGATATGTTCTGTAGAGAAGATATTCCAAATTGACGATCATATAATGGCTGCAACTTCTGGACTTGTGGCAGATGCCAGAGTATTGATAGACAGGGCTAGATTAGAGGCCCAGATAAACAGGCTAACCTACGATGAACCTATAACAGTTGAAGCCCTTGCAAAGAGAATCAGTGATATTAAGCAGGCCTATACACAGCATGGAGGTGTTAGGCCTTTTGGAGTATCCCTACTAATTGCAGGTATAGATAGACATAGTTCCAGATTGTTTGAAACAGATCCCAGTGGAGCCTTAATAGAGTACAAGGCCTCGGCAATAGGTGCAGGCAGGTCTTTAGCAATGGATATCTTGGAGGAGAAATATAGAGAAGATATGTTGTTAGATGAGGCTATGGAGTTGGCTATATATACTCTCTATAAGGTTTCCAAGGAAGAGTTAAATCCAAAAAATGTGGATATGGCAATAATTAGGACAGACACTAAGATTATGGAGAAGATAGACTATGAAAAGATTGAAGAACTTGTAAGGAAGGCTAAAGAACTTATTAAGGCTGAAGAAGAAGAGGAGAAGGAGAAGAGTAGTAAGGAGGATAAAGAAGAGGGGGACAGTAAGGAGAAATAG
- a CDS encoding ZPR1 zinc finger domain-containing protein yields MENIKPVNVIDCPICGGKNTFKIFSNQLDIPYFGKVMETTMICDKCKYRKSDIIPLEVKEPKRYILRVCGEEDLNKRVVRSSTGYIKIPEWGFEVRPGPASEGYISNVEGVLNRLEDSLKMLLKWVDGEEKRKGEEILKKIEDVKRGKENITLIIEDPLGHSAIIGDGVKEEKLSEEEIKILSGGNIFIMEKNKNK; encoded by the coding sequence ATGGAAAATATCAAACCAGTTAACGTCATAGATTGTCCCATATGTGGAGGAAAAAATACCTTCAAAATATTTAGTAACCAGTTAGATATTCCTTACTTTGGTAAGGTAATGGAGACAACTATGATATGTGATAAGTGTAAGTATAGAAAAAGTGATATCATTCCTCTTGAAGTTAAAGAACCTAAAAGATACATCCTAAGAGTGTGTGGGGAAGAGGATCTGAATAAGAGGGTTGTTAGAAGTTCCACTGGCTATATAAAGATACCTGAATGGGGGTTCGAAGTTAGACCTGGACCGGCATCTGAGGGCTATATATCTAATGTAGAAGGAGTTTTAAATCGTCTTGAGGATTCTTTAAAGATGCTTTTAAAATGGGTAGATGGGGAAGAAAAGAGAAAGGGGGAGGAAATTCTGAAAAAAATTGAAGATGTTAAGAGAGGAAAAGAAAATATCACTCTCATTATAGAAGATCCCCTAGGTCATAGTGCTATAATTGGTGATGGTGTTAAAGAAGAAAAACTAAGTGAAGAAGAGATTAAAATTCTAAGTGGAGGTAATATATTCATCATGGAAAAGAATAAAAATAAATAA
- a CDS encoding ribosome assembly factor SBDS → MVSLEKAVIARFQSHGEKFEILVDPYLAAKLKEGQPVDMSEILASETVYRDANKGEKVSEELLKKVFGTTDIYEIAKKIITKGTVQLTAQQRKEMKEKKKKQIISIIARNAINPQTGTPHPPKRIEKALEEAKVNIDIYKSAEEQVPLIMKELKKIIPIKFERREIAVKVPPEYTSSVYYSLREYGTVKEEEWQEDGSLIFIIEIPSGIEGEFYSHLNKLTKGNVQTKLLRKL, encoded by the coding sequence ATGGTATCGTTGGAAAAGGCGGTAATTGCACGGTTTCAATCCCATGGAGAGAAGTTTGAAATACTGGTAGATCCATACTTGGCAGCTAAATTAAAGGAAGGTCAGCCTGTAGACATGTCTGAGATACTTGCCTCTGAGACTGTTTACAGGGATGCCAATAAGGGAGAGAAAGTCTCAGAGGAACTTCTAAAAAAAGTTTTTGGAACTACAGATATATATGAAATTGCTAAGAAGATAATAACTAAGGGTACTGTCCAACTTACTGCACAACAGAGAAAAGAGATGAAGGAGAAAAAGAAGAAACAGATAATCTCCATAATTGCTAGAAATGCTATAAATCCACAAACAGGTACTCCTCATCCTCCAAAGAGAATTGAGAAAGCCTTAGAGGAGGCGAAGGTAAATATAGACATCTACAAATCTGCAGAAGAGCAAGTCCCCCTTATTATGAAAGAACTTAAGAAGATAATACCTATAAAGTTTGAGAGGAGGGAAATTGCAGTTAAGGTCCCTCCTGAATATACCTCTTCCGTATACTACTCTCTCCGTGAGTATGGGACTGTAAAAGAGGAAGAATGGCAGGAGGACGGCTCCCTCATATTTATAATAGAGATACCTAGTGGGATAGAGGGAGAGTTCTACTCCCATTTAAACAAACTTACAAAGGGTAACGTCCAAACCAAACTTTTAAGAAAGTTGTAA
- the rpl37A gene encoding 50S ribosomal protein L37Ae, whose product MARFSHTKKVGPAGRFGPRYGRKIRVRVRDVEIKQKKSYKCPVCGFQKLRRVSTSIWVCKKCGAKIAGGAYTPETGAGKIVTKAIRRVIEKKSREI is encoded by the coding sequence ATGGCAAGGTTCAGTCATACAAAGAAGGTAGGACCAGCAGGGAGATTTGGACCAAGATACGGTAGAAAAATCAGAGTAAGAGTAAGAGACGTAGAGATAAAACAAAAAAAGAGTTATAAATGTCCAGTCTGTGGATTCCAAAAGTTAAGAAGAGTAAGTACTTCAATATGGGTATGTAAGAAATGTGGTGCTAAAATAGCAGGAGGAGCTTATACCCCAGAAACTGGTGCAGGTAAAATTGTAACCAAGGCTATTAGAAGGGTTATAGAGAAGAAAAGTAGAGAGATCTAA
- a CDS encoding KEOPS complex subunit Pcc1, giving the protein MGDLCFSLEIEFDSKEEAEVVYRSILLEHLDTQIKSRSDMVIKGNTLKVKTYAKDLGILKASIYSYIRWIKVAESIYKLTR; this is encoded by the coding sequence ATGGGAGATCTCTGTTTTTCTCTAGAGATAGAATTTGACTCTAAGGAGGAGGCGGAGGTAGTATATAGAAGTATTCTATTGGAACATTTAGATACACAGATAAAGTCCAGGAGTGATATGGTTATTAAGGGAAATACATTGAAGGTGAAAACCTACGCTAAGGATCTCGGTATATTGAAAGCATCTATCTACTCCTATATAAGATGGATAAAGGTTGCGGAAAGTATATATAAATTGACAAGATAA
- a CDS encoding Brix domain-containing protein (brix-domain; involved in biogenesis of the ribosome) — MGVIIITSRKPSRRTRSFVKDLARVLAGKPLTRGKTPLKDIFNKHPKIIKIDEYRGNPGKLKLYDMNDKKLILFFISVKLQREVCRRKVKNDEGKIKMEFYGNTVAYKDLFYNFFKDFGIISEDSSFRMCFEENRRGNGPLFYIQFYKGDKKIGPLIVVKDLRVLDIETPT, encoded by the coding sequence ATGGGAGTAATTATAATTACCTCTAGGAAGCCCTCCCGACGGACTAGGAGTTTTGTAAAGGATCTGGCGAGGGTATTGGCGGGGAAACCTCTAACAAGGGGTAAAACTCCACTAAAAGATATATTCAATAAACATCCAAAGATAATTAAAATAGACGAGTACAGAGGAAATCCAGGGAAGTTGAAACTTTACGATATGAATGATAAGAAGTTGATACTCTTCTTCATATCTGTGAAACTTCAGAGGGAAGTATGTAGGAGAAAGGTTAAAAACGATGAAGGAAAAATAAAGATGGAATTTTATGGGAATACTGTAGCATATAAAGATCTCTTCTACAACTTCTTTAAGGATTTTGGTATCATCTCTGAGGATTCCTCCTTCAGGATGTGCTTTGAAGAGAATCGAAGAGGTAATGGACCTCTCTTTTACATTCAATTTTATAAAGGAGATAAAAAAATAGGACCTCTTATAGTTGTAAAGGATCTAAGGGTTTTAGATATTGAAACTCCCACTTAA
- a CDS encoding prefoldin subunit beta has protein sequence MELPANVQNQVLQFQQLQQQLQIVILQRQQIESQIKDIKKALEEMEKSPSEEVYKMCGGIFVKRNKKDVEKELKERLETLELRVKTLEKQEKKMQERLNELQQTLQKILQESPNVS, from the coding sequence ATGGAGTTACCAGCAAATGTCCAGAACCAGGTTTTACAATTTCAACAACTACAGCAGCAGTTACAGATAGTAATCTTACAAAGACAGCAGATAGAATCTCAAATAAAGGATATAAAAAAGGCTTTAGAGGAAATGGAGAAATCTCCATCAGAAGAAGTTTATAAGATGTGTGGTGGTATCTTTGTAAAGAGGAATAAGAAAGATGTTGAAAAGGAGTTAAAGGAAAGGTTGGAAACCTTGGAGTTAAGGGTAAAAACCTTAGAAAAACAGGAGAAAAAAATGCAGGAGAGATTGAATGAATTACAACAGACACTTCAGAAGATACTCCAGGAAAGCCCTAATGTCTCCTAA